From a single Eremothecium sinecaudum strain ATCC 58844 chromosome III, complete sequence genomic region:
- the CDC53 gene encoding cullin CDC53 (Syntenic homolog of Ashbya gossypii ADR106W; Syntenic homolog of Saccharomyces cerevisiae YDL132W (CDC53)): MGDKLPKADDLEATWTFVEPSIGQILGRDGTPAMGRVQKVLSATMYMDVYTAIYNYCVNKSRSTGHFQSDAIQRQSNQSSILVGGEIYERLKNYLHDYIVNLEKSDDESFLKFYVRRWKRFTIGAIFLNHAFDYMNRYWVRKERSDGKRNIFDVNTLCLMTWKQVMFDQYSKGLVDEILQQLTLQRDGKIVNQADITTAIKSFVALGIDPSDLKKLNLNIYIQNFESAFLNSTREYYINMSKKYLETHSVTDYIFEAHARIAEEESKMVLYLDDHTKKPLSNTLNEVLITNHAEELKKEFILLLKSRDEEKISTLYKLMQRDFSLLPELTKSFEEHVKEVGQAEVSRLLQDHKATQSSENGKRPTALPPKDYIKTLIDVYVVFSNISEDCFKGDSLFTKALENGSRYYINNNQFAVAPGSSKNATSKTPEMLAKYSDQLLKRNKNGAESDNDMSVDDIMTIFKFLTDKDAFEYHYRKNFAKRLIHGTSTSEDDEEMVIQRLQSENSMEYTGKITKMFQDVRLSKQLGQEFNSVVKSEPDYSKDKYPEFQPFVLAETMWPFPYQEIEFKLPEVLVPEHTKLVNLYVKKHNGRVLKWLWPLSRGEITADIGRQGRAPFHFTVTLFQMAILLFFNEHDTLTFEQIQEGTNLTTQHIVLSMAPFIKMKLLQQTPSGLENMGQLGTQYKLNKPYKLAKSKVNFAAGVKGDLGLSASGKSEMQDSELMDKELNKERQMFLEACIVRIMKAKRQLPHATLVNECIAESHQRFNAKVSLIKRAIDNLISKEYLQRSDEGESYQYLA, translated from the coding sequence ATGGGCGATAAGTTGCCTAAAGCTGATGATTTGGAAGCCACATGGACGTTTGTTGAACCAAGTATAGGTCAGATTCTCGGCCGCGATGGCACACCTGCAATGGGTCGAGTACAAAAAGTTTTATCGGCAACAATGTACATGGACGTTTATACAGCGATTTATAACTACTGTGTGAACAAGTCGCGGTCTACAGGTCACTTCCAGTCAGACGCGATTCAGAGACAATCAAATCAGTCCTCTATTTTAGTAGGAGGTGAAATCTACGAAAGACTAAAAAACTATTTACATGATTATATTGTTAATTTGGAGAAATCTGATGATGAGTCATTTCTGAAGTTTTACGTTAGACGGTGGAAGAGATTTACTATTGGGGCCATTTTTTTGAATCATGCTTTTGATTATATGAATAGATACTGGGTGCGAAAAGAGCGCAGCGATGGTAAGAGGAACATATTTGATGTTAATACATTGTGTTTAATGACGTGGAAACAGGTCATGTTTGACCAGTACTCCAAGGGATTGGTCGATGAGATTTTGCAGCAATTGACATTACAAAGAGATGGAAAAATTGTTAATCAAGCGGATATTACCACTGCAATTAAATCTTTTGTTGCATTGGGTATTGATCCATCTGACTTGAAAAAGCTAAATCTTAATATTTATATCCAAAACTTTGAATCGGCATTTTTGAACAGTACACGAGAGTATTACATCAATATGTCTAAGAAATACCTAGAAACACATAGTGTTACGGATTACATTTTTGAAGCTCACGCAAGGAtagcagaagaagaaagtAAAATGGTGCTTTATTTGGACGATCATACAAAGAAGCCACTATCGAATACTTTGAACGAGGTACTTATTACCAACCATGCCGAAGAGTTGAAGAAGGAATTCATCTTATTACTGAAATCCAGAGACGAAGAAAAGATATCAACTTTATATAAGTTAATGCAGAGAGACTTTTCACTACTTCCGGAACTAACAAAGTCTTTTGAGGAGCATGTCAAAGAGGTAGGTCAGGCGGAGGTGAGCAGATTATTACAAGATCATAAAGCGACCCAAAGTTCCGAAAATGGCAAAAGGCCAACGGCGTTACCCCCCAAGGATTATATCAAAACATTGATTGATGTTTACGTTGTTTTCTCCAATATATCTGAAGATTGCTTTAAGGGTGATTCACTCTTTACTAAGGCTTTGGAGAATGGCTCCCGGTACTATATCAACAATAACCAATTTGCTGTGGCTCCAGGTTCATCCAAAAATGCCACTTCAAAGACCCCAGAGATGCTAGCGAAGTATAGTGACCAGCTTCTAAAGAGAAATAAGAACGGCGCGGAAAGCGACAATGACATGTCCGTAGATGACATTATGACGATCTTCAAGTTTTTGACAGACAAAGATGCGTTTGAATATCACTACCGGAAAAACTTTGCAAAGCGATTAATCCATGGTACTTCGACTTCtgaggatgatgaagaaatGGTGATTCAAAGGCTACAAAGTGAAAATAGTATGGAATATACTGGTAAGATAACAAAGATGTTCCAGGATGTACGTTTGTCAAAGCAATTAGGCCAGGAGTTCAATAGCGTAGTCAAAAGTGAACCTGATTATTCGAAGGATAAGTATCCAGAATTCCAGCCATTTGTTCTTGCTGAAACAATGTGGCCTTTCCCTTACCAAGAAATTGAGTTCAAGTTACCTGAAGTTTTAGTCCCTGAGCATACAAAGTTAGTGAACTTATATGTTAAAAAACATAACGGTAGGGTTTTGAAATGGCTATGGCCACTATCAAGGGGTGAGATTACTGCAGATATTGGTAGACAAGGGAGAGCTCCATTTCATTTCACTGTGACTTTGTTTCAAATGGCTATATTACTATTTTTCAACGAACACGATACATTGACCTTCGAGCAAATTCAAGAAGGCACTAATTTAACAACTCAGCACATTGTGTTATCTATGGCTCCGTTCATTAAAATGAAACTTCTACAGCAAACCCCATCTGGACTGGAAAATATGGGCCAGCTGGGGACACAATACAAATTGAACAAACCGTACAAGCTCGCTAAGAGTAAGGTTAATTTTGCTGCTGGAGTTAAAGGTGACCTTGGTCTCTCTGCTTCCGGAAAATCAGAAATGCAGGATTCTGAACTCATGGATAAAGAGTTAAACAAGGAAAGGCAAATGTTCCTTGAGGCATGCATTGTCAGGATAATGAAGGCTAAGAGGCAGCTGCCCCATGCCACTTTAGTAAATGAATGCATAGCAGAGTCTCATCAGCGGTTCAATGCCAAGGTATCATTAATTAAAAGGGCTATTGACAACTTGATAAGCAAAGAGTATTTGCAGAGAAGTGATGAAGGCGAATCCTATCAGTACTTAGCATAA
- the LYS21 gene encoding homocitrate synthase LYS21 (Syntenic homolog of Ashbya gossypii ADR107W; Syntenic homolog of Saccharomyces cerevisiae YDL131W (LYS21) and YDL182W (LYS20); 1-intron in Ashbya gossypii), with amino-acid sequence MHSLKEDFQKVTQSTSLSEFQQTPYGPHPSDFLSNVNKFELIDSTLREGEQFANAFFSTEKKIEIAKALDDFGVEYIELTSPVASEQSRKDCEAICKLNLKAKILTHIRCHMDDARVAVETGVDGVDVVIGTSKFLRQYSHGKDMNYIANSAIEVIEFVKSKGIEIRFSSEDSFRSDLVDLLNIYKTVDKIGVNRVGIADTVGCANPRQVYELVRTLKSVVSCDVECHFHNDTGCAIANAYTALEGGAKLVDVSVLGIGERNGITPLGGLLARMIVSCPDYVKSKYKLHKLRDIETLVANAVEVNIPFNNPITGFCAFTHKAGIHAKAILANPSTYEILNPHDFGMTRYIHFANRLTGWNAIKSRVDQLNLEFTDDQVKDITAKIKKLGDVRPLNIDDVDSLIKDYYHTVVISSEEGSEDGETTAIESAASTAAA; translated from the exons ATGCATAGTTTGAAAG AAGATTTCCAAAAGGTTACCCAGTCTACAAGTCTGAGTGAGTTTCAGCAAACTCCGTATGGGCCACACCCCAGTGACTTCTTATCTAATGTCAACAAGTTTGAACTGATTGACTCAACTTTGAGAGAAGGTGAACAATTTGCAAACGCCTTTTTTAGTACTGAAAAGAAGATTGAAATTGCGAAGGCTCTCGATGATTTTGGTGTTGAATATATTGAGTTGACATCGCCAGTGGCTTCTGAACAGTCCAGAAAGGACTGTGAAGCCATTTGCAAGCTAAATTTAAAAGCTAAAATTTTGACTCATATCCGTTGTCATATGGATGATGCTAGGGTAGCTGTCGAGACCGGAGTTGACGGTGTCGATGTGGTTATTGGAACATCTAAGTTCCTAAGACAATATTCGCATGGCAAAGACATGAACTACATTGCCAACAGTGCCATTGAAGTGATTGAGTTTGTCAAGTCTAAAGGCATTGAGATTCGTTTTTCGTCCGAAGACTCATTCAGGTCCGATTTGGTTGATCTTTTGAACATTTACAAGACCGTTGACAAGATTGGTGTCAATAGGGTTGGTATTGCTGACACAGTTGGTTGTGCAAATCCAAGACAAGTTTATGAATTGGTTAGAACGTTAAAATCCGTGGTGTCATGTGATGTGGAATGTCATTTCCATAATGACACTGGATGTGCTATCGCTAACGCGTACACAGCATTGGAGGGTGGTGCCAAGCTGGTCGATGTGTCGGTACTTGGTATTGGTGAACGGAATGGGATTACACCTTTGGGTGGATTGCTTGCTCGTATGATCGTGTCATGCCCCGATTACGTCAAATCTAAGTACAAGTTGCATAAACTCAGAGATATTGAGACCCTTGTTGCTAATGCTGTGGAGGTAAATATACCGTTCAACAACCCTATTACAGGTTTCTGTGCATTTACCCACAAGGCAGGTATCCACGCTAAAGCTATTTTGGCTAATCCTTCCACATATGAGATTTTAAATCCTCATGATTTTGGTATGACTAGATATATTCATTTTGCTAACAGGCTGACTGGCTGGAATGCGATTAAATCACGTGTAGATCAATTGAATCTCGAATTCACTGATGACCAAGTCAAGGATATAACTGCAAAGATTAAGAAGCTCGGTGATGTTAGACCTCTAAATATTGATGATGTTGATTCACTTATCAAGGACTACTACCATACCGTTGTGATATCTAGCGAGGAGGGTTCTGAAGATGGTGAAACCACAGCTATTGAATCTGCAGCctcaacagcagcagcctAG
- a CDS encoding uncharacterized protein (Syntenic homolog of Ashbya gossypii AFR162C; Syntenic homolog of Saccharomyces cerevisiae YDL129W) → MRNFRLQSSTLQALTPEEPIKPSETNDTLESRSSTFPESVLQDDASPSNNAQEPFGLIPSLHSTQELKLQIMRIIEQLKSSDLQDLDKNHVADVLHKSLTAISHWSLQAQLSRLSQSKSIWDSRLMVENNLLRKEAEFFKNKFEQTETSSNTCSAQSPPVKRVTKTSNNSAYSSKRKSGSYHESQKSLKLVENTKPHPRMRRQTDNPSSNGFVRVFHLERL, encoded by the coding sequence ATGCGCAACTTTAGACTTCAGAGCTCCACGCTACAGGCACTTACGCCTGAGGAACCAATCAAACCATCTGAAACAAACGATACATTAGAATCTCGCAGCAGCACTTTTCCAGAATCAGTGCTGCAGGATGATGCTAGTCCCAGTAACAATGCCCAGGAACCTTTCGGCCTCATACCTTCGCTTCATAGTACTCAAGAATTGAAATTGCAGATCATGAGGATCATCGAACAACTCAAGTCATCAGACCTGCAGGATTTAGACAAGAATCACGTAGCCGACGTGTTGCATAAGTCCCTAACAGCAATTTCGCATTGGTCACTTCAGGCCCAATTATCACGGCTGTCCCAAAGCAAAAGTATCTGGGACTCTCGTCTTATGGTAGAGAACAACCTTCTGCGAAAAGAAGCAGAATTCTTTAAGAATAAATTCGAACAAACAGAAACTTCGTCCAATACATGCTCCGCTCAGTCACCTCCCGTAAAACGTGTTACAAAAACCTCAAATAACAGCGCATACTCTTCTAAAAGAAAATCAGGCTCCTATCATGAGTCCCAAAAGTCTCTGAAACTTGTAGAGAACACCAAACCGCATCCAAGGATGAGGCGGCAGACTGATAATCCATCAAGCAACGGATTTGTTAGAGTTTTTCATTTGGAAAGGCTCTAA
- the STF1 gene encoding ATPase-binding protein (Syntenic homolog of Ashbya gossypii ADR109W; Syntenic homolog of Saccharomyces cerevisiae YDL181W (INH1) and YDL130W-A (STF1)): protein MLSIIRSRSLGCARLTPLRMYSSKPEGGPDANINSNDAFRKREKAQEDMYVKQHEKEQLKRLREKLQEQQKKIDSLEQQIQK, encoded by the coding sequence ATGTTATCAATTATTCGTTCCAGATCACTAGGTTGTGCACGTCTTACTCCATTAAGAATGTATTCATCTAAGCCAGAAGGCGGTCCAGATGCCAACATTAACTCCAACGACGCTTTTCGCAAGAGAGAAAAGGCCCAAGAAGACATGTATGTCAAGCAACATGAGAAGGAGCAGTTGAAACGTTTACGCGAGAAATTGCAAGAACAacagaagaagattgaTTCTTTGGAACAACAAATTCAAAAGTAA
- the AIT1 gene encoding Ait1p (Syntenic homolog of Ashbya gossypii AFR161C; Syntenic homolog of Saccharomyces cerevisiae YDL180W): MCRTNYVASFFMPLILSSRPYISNWTIISMLLSVLLVYSGSSLYASWYNDPTMFRPNPQDYFRTSLLGFLSPVLIYFVKTFILNLHSSEKFSVLNMAFDYVVTDWFMLLIVIALAYPQVQEGGIGATPLLLGKEDGPILWHIIPRQAYLFGLCWAANELLLSMLGNLNAYEEVPMTECGTSTSLDCKQLLNGSCEELDTLRNSISLSKCMDVRRNSSKISDNIYNTSAKRKKSAGYGSICDTGRIIDDDAVVIAFSTDSMNFLKDLEGRHPTWLQSREIGSRGGRYNHDEYNGVIYFSRISTTRCFWRKLLIANVVVLAYILETVGQALIMSIYFTYVPNHDELFTGPVLYFGKKSSVFFMLTVVLPFSILNFLYHALLYYWNNEPLPNTDPERSSTRQSREIGELFSADPTSLNLISSDPDAYFTVDSNYMQNSLADHDDSNKILHKFRCLVLKWRRLAANSWFSVVGSILWSTTVFTLGVLATRK, from the coding sequence ATGTGTCGAACAAATTATGTTGCATCTTTTTTCATGCCCCTCATACTGTCCTCGAGGCCATATATAAGTAATTGGACTATAATTAGCATGTTATTAAGTGTGCTACTTGTATATTCTGGTTCCTCTTTGTATGCGTCGTGGTACAATGATCCAACTATGTTCAGGCCAAACCCGCAAGACTATTTCAGGACATCGCTGCTAGGATTTCTATCACCCGTTTTGATTTATTTTGTTAAGACATTTATACTTAACCTCCATTCTTCCGAGAAGTTTTCTGTTCTGAATATGGCATTTGACTATGTAGTGACAGATTGGTTCATGTTACTGATAGTGATTGCTTTAGCGTACCCACAAGTACAGGAAGGGGGGATTGGAGCAACTCCATTATTACTTGGAAAAGAAGATGGCCCGATATTATGGCATATTATTCCAAGGCAAGCGTATTTATTTGGGCTCTGCTGGGCAGCAAATGAACTTTTACTGTCTATGTTAGGGAATTTAAATGCATATGAGGAGGTTCCAATGACTGAATGCGGTACAAGTACTTCTCTAGACTGCAAGCAACTTCTCAACGGGTCTTGTGAAGAGTTAGACACTCTGAGAAACAGTATTTCTTTGTCCAAATGCATGGATGTCAGGAGAAACTCATCTAAAATATCAGATAATATCTATAATACCTCAGCCAAGAGGAAAAAGTCGGCCGGTTATGGAAGTATATGTGATACAGGGAGAattattgatgatgatgcGGTTGTTATTGCCTTTTCTACGGATAGTATGAACTTCTTGAAAGATCTGGAGGGCCGTCATCCCACGTGGCTCCAATCACGCGAAATTGGAAGTCGGGGAGGCAGATACAACCATGATGAATATAACGGAGTGATATATTTCAGCAGAATCTCCACAACTAGGTGCTTTTGGAGAAAACTTCTTATTGCCAACGTTGTTGTGTTAGCCTATATCTTAGAGACTGTCGGGCAAGCATTGATAATGTCAATCTACTTTACCTATGTGCCTAACCACGATGAGTTGTTTACTGGCCCAGTTTTATATTTTGGTAAAAAATCATCAGTTTTCTTTATGCTAACCGTAGTGTTGCCATTTTCAATTTTGAATTTCCTCTATCACGCATTATTATACTATTGGAATAATGAACCATTACCGAATACTGACCCAGAACGCTCTTCAACAAGGCAATCAAGAGAAATTGGTGAGCTTTTCAGCGCAGATCCCACAAGTTTAAATCTTATCTCCTCAGATCCAGATGCATATTTCACTGTGGATTCGAATTATATGCAAAATTCGTTGGCAGACCACGACGATTCGAATAAGATCTTGCACAAGTTCCGCTGCCTTGTTTTAAAATGGAGGAGATTGGCAGCTAATAGCTGGTTTTCAGTCGTAGGCTCAATATTATGGTCAACCACAGTTTTTACCCTTGGCGTGCTGGCAACCAGGAAGTAA
- the RPP1B gene encoding ribosomal protein P1 beta (Syntenic homolog of Ashbya gossypii AFR163C; Syntenic homolog of Saccharomyces cerevisiae YDL130W (RPP1B); 1-intron in Ashbya gossypii), giving the protein MSDAIISYAALILADAGLEITADNLLALTKAAGASIDNVWADIFSKALEGKDVKEILSGFHATGGSSGATGGAATGGAAQAEAAEEEAAEEAAEESDDDMGFGLFD; this is encoded by the exons ATGTCCGACGCTATTATCTCTTATGCCGCTTTGATCTTGGCTGATGCTGGTTTGGAAATCACTGCCGACAACTTGTTGGCTCTAACCAAGGCTGCTGGTGCCTCCATTGACAAC GTCTGGGCTGATATCTTCTCCAAGGCTTTGGAAGGTAAGGACGTTAAGGAAATCTTGTCCGGTTTCCACGCTACTGGTGGTTCTTCCGGTGCTACTGGTGGTGCTGCTACTGGTGGTGCTGCTCAAGCTGAAGCTGCTGAGGAAGAAGCTGCTGAGGAAGCCGCCGAAGAGTCTGACGACGACATGGGTTTCGGTTTGTTCGACTAA
- the VCX1 gene encoding Vcx1p (Syntenic homolog of Ashbya gossypii AFR160C; Syntenic homolog of Saccharomyces cerevisiae YDL128W (VCX1)), protein MNAPLLSNGRESSSTGNPLQNAIRDCKVVFKSSPINYMLVFLPLGLIFGYGKLSTTWVFVLNFLAIIPLAGILAYATEELSAKTGNTIGGLLNATLGNAVELIVSIIALKRGQVRIVQASMLGSLLSNLLLVLGFCFLFGGLGRTQQKFNQTAAQTMSSLLTISCASLLIPAAFKATISDDTNEMAALINDKLLKLSRGTSMMLLLVYVLFLYFQLYTHHPLFEEQEVVEERIDRDSQKLTAKSSFIFLVVSTILISISADFLVGTIDDIVATSGLSKTFIGLIVIPIIGNAAEHVTSVIVATKDNMSLALTVAIGSSLQISLFVTPFMVLTGWLIGVPMTLNFSTFETTTLFISVFLSNYLILDGESNWLEGVMSLTMYALISLAFFYYPDEQPVVHIIKTVST, encoded by the coding sequence ATGAATGCACCTTTGTTAAGCAACGGGCGTGAAAGTTCTTCTACTGGAAATCCATTACAAAATGCGATTCGTGATTGTAAGGTAGTTTTTAAATCCTCTCCAATTAATTATATGCTAGTATTTCTACCGTTGGGGTTGATTTTTGGATATGGAAAGTTATCTACTACATGGGTGTTCGTGCTTAACTTTCTTGCAATTATTCCCTTGGCAGGCATATTGGCATATGCTACAGAAGAACTCTCTGCTAAAACTGGGAACACCATAGGTGGACTTTTGAATGCTACTTTAGGTAATGCAGTTGAACTAATTGTTTCTATAATTGCCTTAAAGCGTGGACAGGTTCGTATTGTCCAGGCATCTATGCTAGGCTCTTTACTATCGAATTTATTGTTAGTGCTAGGTTTCTGCTTTCTATTTGGTGGTCTAGGCAGGACTCAGCAGAAGTTCAACCAGACCGCAGCCCAGACGATGAGTTCATTATTGACTATCTCTTGTGCATCGTTACTCATTCCGGCCGCATTTAAAGCGACAATAAGTGACGACACCAATGAAATGGCAGCATTGATAAATGATAAACTATTAAAGCTTTCTAGGGGTACCTCGATGATGCTTTTATTGGTGTACGTTTTGTTTTTGTACTTCCAACTCTACACTCATCATCCACTTTTCGAAGAGCAGGAAGTAGTGGAGGAAAGAATAGATAGGGATAGTCAAAAGCTAACCGCGAAATCGTCATTCATCTTCCTTGTAGTATCCACAATCCTCATCTCAATCAGCGCGGATTTCTTAGTGGGTACAATTGACGATATAGTCGCTACGTCAGGGCTATCTAAAACATTTATCGGGTTAATTGTTATCCCCATCATAGGAAATGCCGCTGAGCATGTTACGAGTGTTATCGTAGCTACTAAAGACAATATGTCCTTGGCATTGACGGTTGCTATTGGATCTTCTCTACAAATATCACTTTTTGTTACACCATTCATGGTGTTAACGGGGTGGCTGATAGGCGTCCCAATGACATTAAATTTCTCAACCTTCGAAACTACTACCCTCTTTATAAGTGTGTTTTTATCCAACTACTTGATATTAGACGGCGAATCCAACTGGCTAGAAGGTGTTATGTCTCTAACTATGTATGCTTTGATCTCCCTAGCATTCTTCTACTATCCAGATGAACAGCCTGTCGTCCATATCATCAAAACAGTGTCGACCTAA
- the PCL2 gene encoding cyclin PCL2 (Syntenic homolog of Ashbya gossypii AFR159C; Syntenic homolog of Saccharomyces cerevisiae YDL127W (PCL2) and YDL179W (PCL9)), with amino-acid sequence MLEYEAIIRFTSKPVNMDMINFLAATTASTIQIKHGSGKKPVVPLVDYIVKLVRGSNVQTPTLMATTVYLSKLKNIIPAHAHGMETTRHRIFTGCLVLASKYLNDSSPLNKHWCEYTNDLLDLAEMNMIERELLAYLNWEINITTEDLVACLSHFLNPIKEELAAQLCPLPPAEDLLFRQHKTGYMHSDMYSLESPRTYSSGITESNCYSGSISMNSKFSSPRTPVTFSSGIIMDKIRDCIPN; translated from the coding sequence ATGTTGGAATATGAGGCAATAATAAGGTTTACGTCGAAACCGGTTAACATGGATATGATAAACTTCTTAGCTGCTACGACGGCTTCTACTATTCAGATTAAGCATGGGTCAGGGAAGAAACCTGTTGTACCATTGGTCGATTATATTGTGAAGTTAGTCAGGGGCTCTAATGTTCAAACCCCTACGCTGATGGCTACGACTGTTTATTTGAGTAAGCTTAAAAATATTATCCCAGCCCATGCTCATGGAATGGAAACTACTAGGCATAGGATTTTTACAGGTTGCTTAGTACTGGCTTCGAAATATCTAAATGATTCATCACCGTTGAATAAGCACTGGTGCGAGTATACTAATGATTTACTTGATCTTGCGGAGATGAACATGATTGAGAGAGAATTGCTGGCATATCTAAACTGGGAGATAAATATTACTACGGAAGATCTTGTTGCATGTCTTTCGCATTTCCTAAATCCTATTAAAGAGGAGCTTGCGGCACAATTATGTCCGCTACCACCGGCAGAAGATCTCCTATTTCGACAACACAAAACGGGCTATATGCATAGTGATATGTACTCTTTGGAGTCGCCCAGGACCTACAGTTCTGGTATTACCGAGTCTAACTGCTATTCGGGTTCAATATCCATGAATTCAAAGTTCTCGTCTCCTCGTACTCCTGTCACTTTTTCATCGGGTATTATAATGGACAAGATAAGAGATTGCATACCAAACTAA